The following proteins come from a genomic window of Thiothrix winogradskyi:
- the purH gene encoding bifunctional phosphoribosylaminoimidazolecarboxamide formyltransferase/IMP cyclohydrolase has product MTTASNLPVTRALLSVSDKSGVLEFARFLHSQGVHLLSTGGTAKLLADNGVPVTEVSDYTGFPEMMDGRVKTLHPKIHGGILARRGQDDAVMAEHGIGRIDLIVVNLYPFESTVSKPGCTFEDAVENIDIGGPTMVRASAKNHAHVTIVTEPGDYDRIQAEMEASAGCISPATRFDLAIKAFEHTARYDGMIANYFGARVGEASHAAPATFPRTFSLQVEKKQDCRYGENSHQAGAFYAEYNAPQGSIATAIQIQGKELSYNNIADTDAALECVKQFDGAPACVIVKHANPCGVAIGANLLEAYNRAYSTDPESAFGGIIAFNQPLDGETAKVIVDRQFVEVIIAPGVSPEAVAVVAAKKNVRLLTVDMWSGDVPNRLDFKRVNGGLLVQTADIALLDELKVVSTRQPSEAELLDLQFAWKVAKFVKSNAIVYAKGNMTIGVGAGQMSRINSARIAGIKAEHAGLVVPGSVMASDAFFPFRDGIDSAAAAGIKAVIQPGGSMRDEEVIAAANEHGMAMVFTGMRHFRH; this is encoded by the coding sequence ATGACGACTGCCTCTAACCTGCCTGTCACCCGCGCTTTGCTGAGCGTTTCCGACAAATCCGGCGTACTGGAATTTGCCCGGTTCCTGCACAGCCAAGGCGTACATTTACTCTCCACAGGTGGCACTGCCAAACTGCTGGCGGATAATGGCGTACCCGTCACCGAAGTTTCCGACTACACCGGCTTCCCGGAAATGATGGACGGGCGTGTCAAAACCCTGCACCCCAAAATTCACGGCGGCATTTTGGCGCGTCGTGGACAAGATGATGCGGTCATGGCAGAACACGGCATCGGGCGCATCGACCTGATCGTGGTCAACCTTTACCCGTTTGAATCGACTGTTTCCAAACCCGGTTGCACCTTTGAAGACGCCGTTGAAAACATCGACATCGGCGGTCCCACAATGGTACGCGCCAGTGCCAAAAACCACGCGCATGTGACTATCGTGACTGAACCCGGCGATTACGACCGCATTCAGGCAGAAATGGAAGCCAGCGCAGGCTGCATTAGCCCTGCTACCCGTTTTGACCTTGCAATTAAAGCGTTTGAACACACCGCACGTTACGACGGCATGATTGCCAACTATTTCGGCGCACGGGTCGGCGAAGCCAGCCATGCAGCACCGGCAACGTTCCCGCGCACGTTTAGCCTGCAAGTTGAAAAGAAGCAAGATTGCCGCTACGGTGAAAACAGTCACCAAGCAGGCGCGTTTTACGCGGAATACAACGCCCCACAAGGCAGCATTGCTACCGCCATCCAGATTCAAGGCAAGGAATTGTCTTACAACAATATTGCCGATACCGACGCGGCACTCGAATGCGTCAAGCAATTCGACGGCGCACCGGCTTGCGTTATCGTCAAGCACGCTAACCCTTGCGGCGTTGCCATTGGCGCGAATTTGCTGGAAGCCTACAACCGTGCTTACAGCACTGACCCTGAATCCGCGTTCGGCGGCATTATTGCATTCAACCAACCGCTAGATGGCGAAACCGCAAAAGTGATCGTGGATCGTCAGTTTGTGGAAGTCATTATCGCACCGGGAGTTTCGCCTGAAGCCGTTGCGGTCGTCGCTGCCAAGAAAAACGTGCGCTTGTTGACCGTGGATATGTGGAGTGGTGACGTTCCCAATCGTCTCGACTTCAAACGGGTTAACGGTGGCTTGCTGGTGCAAACGGCTGACATCGCGTTGCTGGATGAGCTGAAAGTCGTGTCTACGCGCCAACCTTCTGAGGCTGAATTGCTGGATCTACAATTTGCTTGGAAGGTTGCCAAATTCGTTAAATCCAACGCTATTGTGTACGCGAAAGGCAATATGACCATTGGCGTGGGTGCGGGTCAAATGAGCCGTATCAATTCCGCACGGATTGCGGGGATCAAGGCGGAACATGCTGGGCTGGTCGTACCAGGTTCGGTGATGGCATCGGATGCGTTTTTCCCCTTCCGTGATGGTATCGACAGTGCTGCGGCAGCGGGGATCAAAGCAGTGATTCAGCCGGGTGGCTCGATGCGTGATGAAGAAGTGATTGCTGCGGCGAACGAGCATGGCATGGCAATGGTGTTCACCGGGATGCGTCATTTCAGGCACTAA
- a CDS encoding Crp/Fnr family transcriptional regulator, protein MSNIKGRGHCQSCQIRHLSIFAQLPRDKLIEIQAFQPSVVTYAADETVYHQGDNSLNAFTLRKGLVKLIKTLPNGRTQIVRVLRTGDLFGFDGFAGEAYNHTAIPLNDIEVCRLPLAELSELKKQNPEIENTMMKRWIQHLREAEDMMLELGAKKAAERLASFLIRWCENSNGGWVALSLSRAEIGELLGLTIETVSRFLSDWKRQGFLNEQRGSIQLENVDGLRKAACSSGSC, encoded by the coding sequence ATGTCAAACATCAAGGGTAGGGGACACTGCCAATCCTGCCAGATTCGGCATTTGAGTATTTTTGCGCAATTGCCACGGGATAAGCTCATCGAAATACAGGCGTTCCAACCGTCTGTCGTCACCTATGCTGCCGATGAAACGGTTTACCATCAGGGCGATAATTCCCTGAATGCCTTTACCTTGCGCAAAGGCTTGGTGAAGCTGATTAAAACCCTGCCTAACGGGCGTACCCAAATTGTACGGGTGTTGCGCACCGGTGATTTATTTGGTTTCGATGGTTTTGCCGGGGAAGCTTACAATCATACCGCGATTCCTCTGAATGATATTGAAGTTTGCCGTTTGCCATTGGCGGAACTGTCTGAATTAAAAAAACAAAACCCTGAAATCGAAAACACCATGATGAAGCGTTGGATCCAGCATTTGCGTGAAGCCGAGGACATGATGTTGGAACTCGGTGCGAAAAAAGCCGCCGAACGCTTGGCGTCTTTCCTGATCCGTTGGTGTGAAAACAGCAATGGTGGTTGGGTGGCTTTATCCCTGTCACGCGCCGAAATCGGGGAATTATTGGGGTTAACCATCGAAACCGTGAGCCGTTTCTTGTCCGATTGGAAACGTCAGGGTTTTCTTAACGAACAACGCGGCAGCATCCAGCTTGAAAATGTTGATGGATTGCGTAAGGCGGCCTGTTCCAGCGGGAGTTGCTAA
- a CDS encoding arginyltransferase → MNRMSAEASLNLYITAVHPCPYLPERQAMNLLVDPGYKMTAELYGRLLDSGFRRSGDDVYRPHCRHCSACVSSRIPVSTFQPNRSQRRNWKRNQDLRVVVNRRGFKREYATLYRHYIKQRHTGGGMDTDDMDTFAGFLLNHWCKTLLVEFWDQDHLLAVAAVDELKDGLSSVYTFFDPSASESRGLGTFAVLWQIEQARQCGLRFVYPGYWIAESPKMRYKINFQPMEGLVNGTWIPLAAS, encoded by the coding sequence ATGAACCGGATGTCCGCAGAAGCCAGTCTTAACCTGTATATTACTGCCGTGCATCCTTGCCCCTATTTACCTGAACGTCAGGCGATGAACCTGCTGGTTGACCCCGGCTACAAGATGACCGCTGAGTTGTATGGGCGCTTGTTGGACAGTGGTTTCCGGCGTAGTGGTGATGATGTTTACCGCCCGCATTGCCGTCATTGCAGCGCTTGTGTTTCCAGCCGCATTCCGGTCAGTACTTTCCAACCTAACCGTTCCCAACGGCGCAATTGGAAACGTAATCAGGACTTGCGGGTGGTGGTGAATCGCCGTGGTTTCAAGCGTGAATATGCCACTTTGTACCGGCATTATATTAAGCAACGCCATACCGGCGGGGGTATGGATACGGATGATATGGATACGTTTGCCGGGTTTTTGCTGAATCATTGGTGTAAAACGCTGTTGGTCGAGTTTTGGGATCAGGATCATCTGTTAGCAGTGGCGGCTGTGGATGAGTTAAAAGATGGCTTGTCATCCGTTTACACGTTTTTTGATCCGTCTGCCAGTGAGTCGCGCGGCTTAGGCACGTTCGCGGTACTGTGGCAAATTGAGCAAGCGCGTCAATGCGGTTTACGGTTTGTGTACCCCGGCTATTGGATAGCAGAATCGCCTAAAATGCGTTATAAAATTAATTTTCAGCCAATGGAGGGTTTAGTCAATGGTACTTGGATCCCGTTAGCTGCAAGCTAG
- a CDS encoding AAA family ATPase, which yields MNLKIPYGESNFKKVISEDFVYIDKTHCIPLLEQAGSHLFLMRPRRFGKSLFLSMLEYYYDVSHRDEFATLFGKLHIGQHPTPLHNTYQVLFMDFSGIDTDGGHDAVFAEFDRNVGTWLGKFLDRYGYPKTLSQVVLEQPTPSAKMREFLMALGEQKFLLLIDEYDHFANSILADDLQLFQKIMGKGGFVRSFYEVLKTATQRGTLDQMFVTGVTPVMLDSMTSGFNIGVNLSLHEDFNEVMGFTEVEVTGLLQPLADACPVTLEQLLVDTRRWYNGYRFNLKAQQSVYNANMLLYFVKNFDRIRCEYPKPMLDENIASDYGKIMKLFTIGNRDDNFAVLDELLNAGEVQATQRRKFEFDKGFDRNDFISLIAYMGFVTLVRESLAGEIFAIPNHVIRELYFQYFKVEIERRNQITISDRTLLLAVEKLGLYSDIQPLVAELERVLQLLSNRDSLYLDEEHIKTILLALLYQSPAYFILSEREMDKKYPDILLLERSPYKVNFQHLIELKYSKKGDGDKGWEAKKQQGIQQVQEYLQLPSINALKNLSAWLIVTDTQRVEVLRLAICN from the coding sequence ATGAACTTAAAAATCCCCTACGGCGAAAGCAACTTCAAAAAAGTGATCAGTGAAGATTTTGTATACATCGACAAAACTCACTGCATCCCCTTGCTGGAGCAAGCGGGTAGTCACCTGTTCCTGATGCGTCCGCGCCGTTTCGGCAAAAGCCTGTTTCTGTCCATGCTGGAATATTACTACGATGTATCGCATCGGGATGAATTCGCCACCCTGTTTGGCAAGCTCCATATTGGGCAACACCCCACGCCGCTGCACAATACCTATCAAGTGCTGTTCATGGACTTCAGCGGTATTGATACCGATGGCGGACATGATGCCGTATTTGCCGAATTTGACCGCAATGTAGGGACTTGGTTGGGCAAATTCCTGGATCGTTATGGCTACCCTAAAACGCTTAGTCAAGTCGTTTTAGAACAACCCACACCATCCGCTAAAATGCGTGAATTCCTAATGGCACTGGGCGAACAAAAATTCCTGCTGCTGATCGACGAGTATGACCACTTTGCCAACAGCATCCTTGCGGATGATCTGCAACTGTTCCAGAAAATCATGGGCAAAGGCGGGTTTGTACGCAGTTTCTACGAAGTGCTGAAAACTGCGACCCAGCGCGGCACACTTGACCAGATGTTTGTCACAGGGGTTACGCCAGTGATGCTCGACAGCATGACCAGTGGCTTCAATATTGGCGTTAACTTGTCGCTGCATGAAGATTTCAACGAGGTGATGGGCTTTACCGAAGTGGAAGTCACGGGTTTACTTCAGCCGTTAGCAGATGCTTGCCCCGTTACACTGGAACAATTGCTGGTGGACACGCGCCGCTGGTACAACGGCTACCGCTTCAACCTCAAGGCGCAACAAAGCGTGTACAACGCCAATATGCTGCTGTATTTCGTCAAAAACTTTGATCGTATACGCTGCGAATACCCCAAGCCGATGCTGGATGAAAATATTGCTTCCGATTACGGCAAAATCATGAAGCTGTTCACCATCGGCAACCGCGATGACAATTTCGCGGTGCTGGATGAGTTGTTGAATGCAGGTGAAGTGCAAGCCACCCAACGGCGCAAGTTCGAGTTTGACAAAGGCTTTGACCGCAATGATTTTATCAGCCTAATTGCGTACATGGGGTTTGTCACGCTGGTGCGCGAATCGCTGGCGGGCGAGATATTTGCCATCCCTAATCATGTGATCCGCGAGTTGTACTTCCAGTACTTCAAGGTGGAAATCGAGCGACGCAACCAAATCACCATTTCCGACCGCACTTTGCTATTGGCAGTGGAAAAACTGGGTTTGTACAGCGACATCCAGCCGCTGGTGGCGGAACTGGAACGGGTACTGCAATTGCTCTCCAACCGGGATTCATTGTATCTGGATGAGGAACACATCAAGACGATTCTGCTGGCGTTGCTGTACCAATCTCCGGCGTATTTCATCCTGAGTGAACGCGAAATGGATAAGAAATACCCTGATATTTTGTTGCTGGAACGTAGCCCTTACAAGGTCAACTTCCAGCATTTGATTGAACTGAAATACAGCAAAAAAGGCGATGGTGACAAAGGCTGGGAAGCGAAGAAACAGCAAGGCATTCAGCAAGTGCAGGAATACCTGCAACTGCCGAGTATTAACGCGCTCAAGAATTTGAGTGCATGGCTGATCGTGACGGATACTCAGCGGGTGGAAGTGTTGCGCTTGGCTATTTGCAATTAA
- a CDS encoding MbnP family copper-binding protein, with translation MNQTTSLKIGLAVAGTLFLTACGGGSSSSSDATGTTAVAATAPTTSLTIPFAARSGTTSISCDATLTGLGTSGDSAKVRDFAFYVHNISLKTSDGKSITATLDDNSFQDPKYGVALLDFQDKTDSCAGTTKPTNKEVKLKAAVDPATITGIEFTVGIPASTNHHNASTARTPYNRTGLFWAWQSGHKFMRLDVNPTAMVTKLDSTTTPTFNLHLGSTGCTGDAAAGAVVSCTSANRPAVKLDGFKATGATTSTILLDYAKVVAGTNINLDTGSAVGCMSGQDDTDCPAIFNNLGLAHRLGGSTTGTQQVFSIQ, from the coding sequence ATGAACCAAACAACCTCATTGAAAATCGGGCTGGCAGTGGCTGGCACTTTATTCCTAACTGCCTGCGGCGGTGGTAGCTCCAGCAGCAGTGACGCCACCGGCACTACCGCAGTAGCGGCAACCGCGCCCACCACCAGCCTAACCATCCCATTTGCTGCCAGATCAGGCACAACCAGTATCAGTTGTGATGCCACTTTAACCGGGCTAGGCACTTCCGGTGACAGCGCTAAAGTCAGAGATTTTGCTTTCTATGTGCATAACATTAGCTTGAAAACCAGTGACGGCAAAAGCATCACCGCCACGCTGGACGATAACAGCTTCCAAGACCCTAAATACGGTGTTGCATTGTTGGACTTCCAAGACAAAACCGATAGCTGTGCAGGCACAACCAAGCCCACCAATAAAGAAGTTAAGCTGAAAGCAGCAGTCGATCCTGCTACTATCACCGGCATTGAATTTACGGTCGGCATACCCGCCAGCACTAACCATCACAATGCCAGCACTGCTCGTACACCTTACAACCGCACCGGGTTATTCTGGGCATGGCAATCGGGTCACAAGTTCATGCGTTTGGATGTCAACCCCACCGCGATGGTTACAAAACTGGACAGTACCACCACCCCGACCTTTAACTTACACTTAGGTTCGACCGGCTGCACTGGCGATGCGGCGGCGGGTGCGGTGGTTTCTTGCACCAGCGCTAACCGCCCTGCGGTTAAGTTGGATGGATTCAAAGCCACTGGCGCGACCACTAGCACCATTTTGCTGGATTACGCAAAAGTTGTCGCGGGCACCAATATCAATCTCGATACGGGTAGTGCAGTTGGCTGCATGTCAGGTCAAGATGATACGGATTGCCCCGCTATCTTCAATAATCTGGGCTTAGCGCATCGCTTGGGTGGCAGCACGACAGGAACCCAACAAGTCTTTAGCATTCAATAG
- a CDS encoding Tll0287-like domain-containing protein — MNKYIVMVSLVALLTACGEKTEKAAEAPAAAPAQTGTAAQQTAPASAAPAVDKAALVESAKGAVQALGGTLKGELEAAMQAGGPVEAMSICHTKAPEIAKAVSAEKGMEVSRVSLKNRNPVMGQANEWQTAVLNDFEAKKAAGEDAATIAYAEVVDNEFRFMKAIPTAAVCLKCHGTELSPAVTAKLTELYPQDKATGYKEGDLRGAFVVVKNLAQ; from the coding sequence ATGAATAAGTATATTGTGATGGTAAGTTTGGTTGCCTTGCTGACAGCTTGTGGCGAGAAAACAGAGAAAGCCGCTGAAGCGCCTGCTGCTGCACCGGCTCAAACCGGAACCGCAGCACAGCAGACGGCTCCGGCATCTGCTGCGCCAGCCGTTGATAAAGCTGCCTTGGTAGAATCGGCAAAAGGTGCTGTACAAGCATTAGGTGGCACACTGAAAGGCGAACTCGAAGCTGCTATGCAAGCCGGTGGTCCGGTGGAAGCGATGAGCATTTGCCACACCAAAGCGCCTGAAATTGCCAAAGCCGTTTCAGCCGAAAAGGGCATGGAAGTCAGCCGGGTAAGCTTGAAAAACCGTAACCCGGTAATGGGTCAGGCAAATGAATGGCAAACCGCTGTGCTGAATGACTTTGAAGCGAAAAAAGCGGCAGGTGAAGACGCGGCAACCATCGCTTATGCAGAAGTTGTGGATAACGAATTCCGCTTTATGAAAGCGATTCCAACCGCTGCGGTGTGCTTGAAATGCCACGGCACAGAACTCAGCCCCGCCGTTACTGCGAAGTTAACGGAGCTGTACCCGCAAGACAAAGCCACCGGTTATAAAGAAGGCGATTTGCGCGGTGCTTTTGTTGTCGTGAAAAATCTCGCGCAGTAA
- a CDS encoding methanobactin export MATE transporter MbnM has translation MSYLVNVSSAALLLGCAILLAGCPQKDSRTTINTGDGTTFASRDFNWNIPADYPLPVVPISNPLTEEKFQLGKHLFYDRRLSGNGTQACASCHIQALAFSDGVTLPLGSTGEMHPRHSQALVNIAYNASVNWGNPTTVTLEQQAPIPIFGEFPVELGVNDDNKEAVLARFRAEPRYTGLFSRAFPGETDPINFDNIIRALASFGRGLNSFNTPFDRHEAGDTTALSSSAIRGMRLFFDEKTECFHCHGGLNFTQSSFDRTQLFAEMVFFNNGLYNLDGRGRYPEGGEGIYEITGKPEDMGRFRPPTLRNIALTAPYMHDGSIATLEEVVRHYAAGGRNITTGPNAGDGRLNPNKSSFVRPFDLTEQELQDMVAFLESLTDDDFVTNPRFANPWE, from the coding sequence TTGTCTTATTTAGTCAATGTAAGCAGCGCAGCCTTGCTATTAGGCTGCGCGATATTGCTGGCAGGTTGCCCGCAAAAGGACAGTCGTACCACCATCAATACCGGAGACGGTACGACCTTTGCCAGCCGCGATTTTAATTGGAATATTCCGGCAGATTACCCCTTGCCGGTTGTTCCCATCAGCAACCCGTTGACGGAAGAAAAGTTCCAGCTTGGCAAGCACTTATTCTATGACCGGCGCTTATCCGGGAATGGCACACAAGCCTGTGCGTCTTGCCATATCCAAGCACTGGCTTTTTCTGATGGTGTGACCCTGCCACTGGGTTCAACCGGTGAAATGCATCCGCGCCATTCGCAAGCCTTGGTAAATATTGCCTACAATGCTTCGGTCAATTGGGGCAACCCCACGACGGTGACATTGGAGCAGCAAGCACCTATACCTATTTTCGGCGAATTCCCCGTAGAACTCGGTGTCAATGACGACAATAAAGAGGCGGTACTGGCACGTTTCAGGGCAGAACCCCGCTATACCGGGCTGTTTAGCCGGGCGTTTCCGGGGGAAACTGACCCGATTAATTTCGATAATATTATCCGGGCGTTAGCCAGTTTTGGGCGCGGTTTAAACAGTTTTAACACACCGTTTGACCGGCATGAAGCCGGGGATACGACCGCGTTATCGTCCTCTGCTATCCGGGGGATGCGCCTATTTTTTGATGAAAAAACCGAGTGCTTCCATTGTCACGGTGGCTTGAACTTTACCCAATCGTCTTTTGACCGAACCCAGTTGTTTGCGGAAATGGTGTTTTTCAATAACGGTCTATACAACCTTGATGGCAGAGGTCGCTACCCCGAAGGTGGCGAAGGCATTTATGAAATCACCGGTAAACCTGAAGACATGGGGCGTTTCCGCCCACCCACACTGCGCAATATCGCCTTGACTGCGCCCTATATGCACGATGGCAGCATTGCCACCCTAGAAGAAGTCGTTCGCCACTACGCGGCTGGCGGACGCAATATCACCACCGGACCGAATGCCGGTGATGGGCGGCTCAACCCCAATAAAAGCAGTTTCGTGCGCCCCTTCGATCTGACCGAACAAGAATTGCAAGATATGGTCGCCTTTCTGGAAAGCCTCACCGATGACGACTTTGTGACCAATCCGCGTTTTGCCAACCCTTGGGAATAA
- a CDS encoding Fur family transcriptional regulator: MTQFNPLPDGELAARNLLQHTSGRVTPARVGVLSILLNANAALSHQEIEQTALQQGLIVDRVTLYRALDWLVEQGLAHKISGADRTWRYNAQAGVPHQHAHFHCKDCAQVFCLESLQPTLLFALPSGYQIDEVELNLQGRCPACRSKHAS, from the coding sequence ATGACCCAATTCAACCCGCTTCCCGACGGCGAACTCGCCGCCCGTAACCTGCTCCAACACACCAGTGGCAGGGTAACACCTGCACGGGTCGGGGTACTGAGCATTTTGCTCAATGCCAATGCTGCCCTGAGCCATCAGGAAATCGAACAAACCGCACTCCAGCAAGGCTTGATTGTTGATCGCGTGACCCTTTACCGCGCCTTGGATTGGTTGGTGGAGCAGGGGTTAGCACACAAGATCTCTGGGGCAGACCGCACTTGGCGTTACAATGCACAAGCGGGAGTACCCCACCAGCACGCACATTTCCACTGCAAGGACTGTGCGCAAGTGTTCTGTCTGGAAAGCCTGCAACCCACCTTGCTGTTTGCCTTGCCCAGCGGCTACCAGATAGACGAGGTGGAACTGAACCTGCAAGGGCGTTGCCCAGCTTGCCGCAGCAAACATGCAAGTTAA
- a CDS encoding DNA internalization-related competence protein ComEC/Rec2: protein MRTFSVSFFIGTLVLWVLPRLPTLDALFWGSIIAVGVIIGAAWRYQQRQTAKLLAGVLLGSVYALWVASGVRADWLPEASEGEDMLLTGTIADVPEWRADGSSFLFDSDTASYRGRLRLAWYAEDAPKLHAGERWQLLVRGKRPNGFMNPNGFDYEQWLFSQRIGGSGYVRKSADNQRLAAASWWQPNHLRQQLQEKISAALPDSAMTGLVQGLAIAYTATIPQQQWEILRQTGTIHLLAISGLHITMVASLGILPVWGLWRLFPGLYLWLPLRVAAGLSGGVLATAYSLLAGFNIPTQRTLIMLLVVMAGLLWRRQVPFSVTMSIALLLVLLLDPLASLAVGFWLSFLTVALLAFLGMRQRKLGKSSVVWMQLVLSLGTIPLAAGFFGMISLSSPVANLLAIPVITFVVTPLVLLGIVFAGWWEAAATGVWTVAATLLEWLMWVLEWLAALPLSSVYMPLVPLPWVVLAIVGFMLLWLPRGIPGRWLGILLMLPLMLYQPPKVVPGAFRLSVLDVGQGLATVVQTANHTLVFDTGPKVSDSFDTGELVVLPWLRGQTINQVDTLIVSHADNDHSGGANALLNALPVTNLLVSSTEILTNHHSNLCIAGQTWQWDGVTFTILHPAEDFADTKKNNRSCVLKIANPHHRVLLTADIERPAEKWLLKQAADIPADVLLLPHHGSKTSSSPAFIQAVAPKLGIVTSGYRNRFNHPHPSVTQRYQARDIKLLNTAETGELRLDFPATPSNLHWREWRTAKMHLWQR, encoded by the coding sequence ATGCGCACCTTTTCAGTGAGTTTTTTTATCGGCACACTCGTGTTATGGGTACTGCCGCGCCTGCCGACGCTGGATGCGCTGTTTTGGGGAAGCATCATCGCTGTCGGTGTCATCATTGGTGCGGCATGGCGTTACCAGCAGCGGCAAACAGCCAAATTGCTTGCAGGTGTGTTACTGGGCAGTGTTTACGCCTTATGGGTTGCCAGTGGTGTCAGGGCTGACTGGCTTCCTGAAGCATCGGAAGGTGAAGACATGCTACTCACCGGTACGATTGCCGATGTACCGGAATGGCGGGCGGATGGCAGCAGTTTTCTGTTTGACAGCGATACCGCCAGCTACCGGGGACGCTTGCGCCTCGCTTGGTACGCAGAGGATGCCCCTAAACTGCACGCGGGCGAGCGCTGGCAATTGCTGGTACGCGGCAAACGCCCCAATGGTTTCATGAACCCGAATGGCTTTGATTACGAACAATGGCTGTTTTCACAGCGCATCGGTGGCAGCGGCTACGTGCGTAAATCAGCGGATAACCAGCGTTTAGCCGCAGCATCTTGGTGGCAACCGAACCACTTACGCCAACAATTGCAGGAAAAAATTTCAGCAGCGCTACCCGATTCCGCCATGACCGGCTTGGTGCAGGGGTTGGCAATTGCCTATACCGCTACCATTCCGCAGCAACAATGGGAGATCTTGCGTCAAACTGGCACGATTCATTTACTGGCGATTTCGGGTTTGCACATTACGATGGTCGCCAGTCTGGGTATTTTGCCGGTGTGGGGGCTTTGGCGCTTGTTTCCTGGCTTGTACCTGTGGTTGCCATTGCGGGTGGCTGCCGGGCTGTCCGGTGGGGTGTTGGCAACGGCGTATTCCTTGCTGGCGGGGTTCAATATTCCGACACAGCGCACCCTGATTATGTTACTGGTGGTGATGGCTGGCTTGCTATGGCGACGGCAAGTGCCGTTCAGTGTCACCATGAGTATTGCGCTCTTGCTGGTGTTGCTGCTCGACCCCTTGGCGAGTCTGGCGGTAGGGTTTTGGTTATCGTTTTTGACGGTGGCTTTGCTGGCATTTTTGGGAATGCGCCAACGTAAACTGGGGAAATCATCCGTGGTATGGATGCAGTTGGTATTATCACTGGGAACCATTCCACTGGCAGCAGGCTTTTTCGGCATGATTTCGTTAAGCTCGCCGGTAGCAAACTTATTGGCAATTCCGGTCATTACTTTTGTGGTTACGCCCTTGGTATTGCTGGGAATCGTGTTCGCAGGGTGGTGGGAAGCCGCAGCCACCGGGGTTTGGACAGTTGCCGCCACTTTGCTGGAATGGCTGATGTGGGTATTGGAATGGCTTGCCGCCCTGCCCTTGTCGTCGGTGTATATGCCGTTAGTTCCCTTGCCGTGGGTAGTGCTGGCAATAGTGGGTTTTATGTTGCTGTGGTTGCCGCGTGGCATACCGGGGCGTTGGTTGGGCATATTACTAATGCTCCCCCTGATGTTGTATCAGCCCCCCAAGGTCGTACCGGGTGCATTTCGCCTCAGTGTGCTGGATGTGGGTCAGGGGTTGGCAACGGTGGTGCAAACTGCCAACCATACCTTGGTATTCGATACCGGACCCAAAGTGTCAGACAGTTTTGATACCGGTGAATTGGTGGTGTTACCCTGGCTACGCGGGCAAACCATTAACCAAGTCGACACCCTGATCGTATCTCATGCCGATAACGATCATAGCGGCGGTGCCAATGCATTACTGAACGCCCTACCCGTCACAAATTTGCTGGTCAGCAGCACCGAAATACTCACAAATCATCACTCAAATTTATGCATTGCGGGTCAAACATGGCAATGGGATGGGGTAACGTTCACGATCTTACACCCCGCTGAGGACTTCGCGGACACCAAGAAAAACAACCGCTCCTGCGTATTGAAAATAGCGAACCCGCATCACCGCGTATTATTGACCGCCGATATTGAGCGCCCCGCCGAAAAGTGGTTACTCAAACAAGCCGCTGACATACCAGCAGATGTGCTACTGTTACCGCATCACGGCAGTAAAACCTCATCCAGCCCAGCGTTTATACAAGCGGTTGCGCCTAAGCTCGGCATTGTCACCAGCGGCTACCGCAACCGTTTCAACCACCCGCACCCCAGCGTCACCCAACGTTATCAGGCACGTGACATAAAATTACTGAACACCGCCGAAACCGGTGAATTGCGGCTCGATTTTCCTGCCACTCCCTCAAACCTGCACTGGCGCGAATGGCGCACCGCAAAAATGCACCTTTGGCAACGTTAA